A DNA window from Capnocytophaga sp. ARDL2 contains the following coding sequences:
- a CDS encoding 1-deoxy-D-xylulose-5-phosphate synthase codes for MSQLLSNIQSPDDIKHFSIDQLQQLATEMREEIIDLVATKEGHLGASLGVVELTIALHKIFDAPKDAIVWDVGHQAYGHKLLTGRREQFHTNRQKGGISGFPKISESVYDVFGVGHSSTSISAALGMALAAKLQGDNESDFVAVIGDASIVSGMAFEALNHAGATDANLLIILNDNDIGIDASVGALKKNFALHRQNHQQKKDIPSLAKMFNFSYTFLEKGHDLEQLTTVLSQLRQQKGLRFLHVVTTKGKGLKSAEDNQVLYHAPGKFDKQTGDIIIKTSEFAKYQQVFGQTMVEMARTNPAIYAITPAMPTGSSLVDMMKEFPKRAIDVGIAEQHAVTLSAGLALRGMKAYCCIYSTFLQRAYDQIVHDIALQNIPVVFCIDRAGLVGEDGSTHQGVFDISYLNALPNMTIWAPKDASDLRKALFASQYYNESPIAIRYPRGECNENQWKNIPNENYDFPPYQWISSGEKILIISTGTIFQEVEKAKQIINGSIAHLHINQIKPFNERKLKEIFSPFQTIVTVEEGVLIGGMGHSLSKISPEKKWIHLGVPDIFIEHATVQEQLEECKLDAKSIAIEIERYL; via the coding sequence ATGAGCCAATTATTGTCAAACATACAAAGTCCAGATGATATAAAGCATTTTAGTATTGACCAATTGCAACAATTGGCTACAGAGATGCGTGAAGAAATCATTGATTTGGTAGCAACCAAAGAAGGACATTTAGGAGCGAGTTTGGGAGTAGTGGAGTTGACCATAGCTTTGCACAAAATATTTGATGCACCCAAAGATGCCATAGTATGGGATGTGGGACATCAAGCGTATGGTCATAAATTATTGACAGGAAGAAGAGAACAATTTCACACCAATCGTCAAAAAGGAGGAATAAGTGGATTTCCTAAAATTTCTGAGAGTGTTTATGACGTATTTGGCGTAGGGCATTCATCCACTTCGATATCGGCTGCATTAGGAATGGCATTGGCTGCAAAGTTACAAGGCGATAATGAAAGTGATTTTGTAGCGGTAATTGGTGATGCTTCCATTGTATCGGGAATGGCATTTGAGGCTTTGAATCACGCAGGAGCAACCGATGCCAATTTATTGATAATATTGAATGACAACGACATAGGAATCGATGCAAGTGTAGGAGCATTGAAAAAAAATTTTGCACTACATAGACAAAATCATCAACAGAAAAAAGACATTCCATCGTTGGCAAAAATGTTTAATTTCTCCTATACTTTTCTTGAAAAAGGTCATGATTTGGAGCAATTGACAACTGTATTATCTCAATTAAGACAACAAAAAGGATTGCGTTTTTTGCATGTAGTAACCACTAAAGGAAAGGGATTGAAATCCGCCGAAGATAATCAAGTATTGTATCACGCACCAGGAAAATTTGACAAACAAACTGGAGATATTATCATAAAGACATCCGAATTTGCAAAATATCAGCAAGTATTTGGTCAAACGATGGTGGAAATGGCAAGAACCAATCCAGCTATTTATGCCATTACACCAGCGATGCCTACTGGAAGTTCGTTGGTGGATATGATGAAAGAATTTCCTAAAAGAGCAATAGATGTGGGGATTGCCGAGCAACATGCGGTAACTCTTTCAGCAGGATTGGCATTGAGAGGGATGAAAGCGTATTGCTGTATTTATTCCACATTTTTGCAACGAGCATACGACCAAATTGTACACGATATAGCTTTACAAAATATACCTGTTGTTTTTTGTATCGACCGTGCGGGATTGGTGGGTGAGGACGGATCCACGCATCAAGGAGTATTTGACATTTCGTATCTCAATGCTTTGCCCAATATGACAATTTGGGCACCTAAAGATGCAAGTGATTTGCGAAAAGCCTTGTTTGCATCGCAATATTATAATGAATCACCGATAGCCATACGATACCCAAGAGGAGAATGCAATGAAAATCAATGGAAAAATATTCCCAATGAAAACTATGATTTTCCTCCGTATCAATGGATTTCATCAGGTGAAAAAATATTAATCATTTCTACTGGAACGATTTTTCAAGAAGTAGAAAAAGCCAAGCAAATCATCAATGGATCAATTGCTCATTTGCATATCAATCAAATCAAACCGTTTAATGAACGAAAATTAAAAGAAATTTTTTCACCCTTTCAGACAATTGTCACTGTTGAAGAAGGCGTTTTGATAGGAGGAATGGGGCATAGTTTGTCAAAAATTTCTCCTGAAAAAAAATGGATTCATTTAGGAGTCCCAGATATTTTTATTGAACATGCAACGGTGCAAGAACAATTGGAAGAATGTAAACTCGATGCAAAATCCATTGCAATCGAAATTGAAAGATATTTATGA
- a CDS encoding translocation/assembly module TamB domain-containing protein — MFVGFSLFLILLTVVLTTPAIQSDIAQFVTKKINERYGINIQINKVAIFVDGTVVLKNVNVWDDRDNTFVRVDRLNTFIIDFKKMMDGSLYFGETSLENVEFNIRTYKNDTTSNLDKFVATFDDGKEGSGKFYMSIKKLQAKNLDFTIVDDNNAQPVSVALNDINGELENFLIKGSKIKGDVTSLAMKTHWGIDVKKMKGAFFMNQTSMNLQGLDLKTKESHIVGDIFMDYEEGGLKDFVHAVVLNVDFKNAKISTNDINKFYGEFTPNQMFYVKGKANGTLNTFAINDLDLRTQNGMEYAGRIAFENLMDKEHILFVHTEFDKLIASRNQAVQLLPNVLGNALPIDLDKLETINAFGNVSYGNEQVIGNLNMQSGLGNAVADFDINKVAQPTQATYIATVRLDGFHLGKLIDNQQFGEANLNLKINGKGFTSESLQTEVEGVVDSFHFNGYTYRDITLNGDLKVPYYKGFVHSNDPNARFDFDGIVDFTKKTPAFNFTADIKHLALNKLGFIKDSIGDFQGIFRLEGTGNSLEDFLGTLYVENAAYETDGKSYSFENFEIISVKNGVEKHFIINSPDIVDGYIKGNFKFDQISKIVENALGSLYTHYSPNPLAPGQFVDFDFTISDKIVEILSPNIYVSNQSYIKGHINTDEGDFKLQLNSPLITVSGNHFKSIDLHVDNKDSLQNAFIKIDTIKLKDYDISDFHLINNTRNDSLFVYTEFKGGNEMKDHFNLNFYHTIEEGNASVLGIQRSEIVFKDYVWYINEENRSDANRILFNKKFDDFHIQPITLSHNGQELTLEGDIKGDDFKDLRLNFKEVELGKVTPDMGESMALNGFINGSASFKQNKDIYHPLSNITIKDFAFNNILLGDFDLNIKGDDRLKKFDVNASIVNDFVERFYVRGDIAIEQNATKLNLDAGLDNFTLAPLTPFLSSVFKDIRGNASGRVTVLGTAKDPKINGRLHLKEAGMRPVFTGVDYAFEENAVLDLTENKFFLNRMKITDTKHNTQGVVNGMISHNMFKNWALDVSLSSSNLLALDSDYVEGTPYYGTAFINGSASIKGAIEALNIKVDVTSNPGTHIKIPLDDAGGLGDNNYVHFLTKEEKERRLKGITTTVVNNRFSGMQLDFEMYVTPDAVIEILLDRHTDHGMKGKGAGFITMAINTLGSFNMWGDFMVYEGEYNFKYENIINKKFEVGRYGTIRWDGDPLGAILDLEAVYKTQANPSVILENSAINRKIDTEVTISLNGSLSNPEINFDIKFPNVNSVIKSEIDYKLADKDTREMQAMALLATGSFLTGHNASTAMYGSLFERAGSLFEDLFSDADSKFKIGMTYSQRDVSQYSENNTGRVGLTLSTNITDRILINGKLGVPVGGAEENAIVGDVEVQLLLNEDGTLKARVFNRENNMYYLGEGVGYTQGAGFTYEVDFDTFKELMQKIFYDAEKRARKKEAEQQNQNQTHTPDSDDDYGVEFLKYQERNEEEGEQ, encoded by the coding sequence TTGTTTGTAGGTTTTTCACTGTTTCTTATTCTCTTGACAGTGGTGCTTACTACACCGGCTATTCAGTCGGATATTGCTCAATTTGTTACGAAAAAAATCAATGAACGCTATGGAATCAACATCCAAATCAACAAAGTAGCCATCTTTGTCGATGGGACAGTGGTGCTCAAAAATGTAAACGTTTGGGATGATAGAGACAATACGTTTGTTCGTGTAGATAGACTCAATACTTTCATTATTGATTTTAAGAAAATGATGGATGGGAGCTTGTATTTTGGTGAGACTTCTCTAGAAAATGTAGAATTTAACATTCGTACTTATAAAAACGATACGACTTCCAATTTGGATAAATTTGTTGCAACATTTGACGATGGGAAAGAAGGTTCTGGTAAATTTTATATGTCTATAAAAAAATTACAAGCTAAAAACCTTGATTTTACAATCGTTGACGACAATAATGCTCAACCTGTTTCTGTGGCTCTTAATGATATCAACGGCGAATTGGAAAACTTTCTCATAAAAGGTTCAAAAATCAAAGGTGATGTTACATCTTTAGCAATGAAAACGCATTGGGGAATCGATGTAAAGAAAATGAAAGGTGCGTTTTTCATGAATCAAACTTCGATGAACCTTCAAGGTTTAGACTTAAAAACCAAAGAAAGTCATATTGTCGGAGATATTTTTATGGATTATGAAGAAGGTGGTTTAAAGGATTTTGTTCACGCAGTTGTTTTGAATGTAGATTTTAAAAATGCTAAAATTTCTACCAACGACATCAATAAATTTTACGGCGAATTTACTCCCAATCAAATGTTTTATGTAAAAGGAAAGGCCAACGGTACGCTCAATACTTTTGCAATCAATGATTTAGATCTTCGTACACAAAACGGAATGGAGTACGCAGGTCGTATTGCCTTTGAAAATTTGATGGACAAAGAGCATATCTTATTCGTACATACAGAGTTTGACAAATTGATTGCATCGAGAAATCAAGCTGTGCAGTTGTTGCCTAATGTGTTGGGAAATGCACTTCCGATAGACCTTGACAAATTAGAAACAATTAATGCTTTTGGAAATGTTTCGTATGGTAACGAACAAGTAATTGGAAACCTGAATATGCAATCGGGATTGGGTAATGCCGTTGCAGATTTTGATATCAATAAAGTGGCTCAACCTACACAAGCAACCTATATTGCTACGGTGAGATTGGATGGTTTTCATTTGGGTAAACTCATAGATAATCAACAATTTGGAGAGGCTAACTTAAACTTAAAAATTAATGGTAAAGGATTTACTTCTGAGAGTTTACAAACCGAAGTCGAAGGAGTAGTAGATTCGTTTCATTTCAATGGATATACCTATCGAGACATAACGCTAAATGGCGATTTAAAAGTACCTTACTATAAAGGATTTGTTCATTCAAATGATCCAAATGCAAGGTTTGACTTTGATGGAATTGTCGATTTTACAAAAAAAACACCTGCGTTTAATTTTACAGCAGATATTAAACATTTAGCCTTAAATAAACTTGGATTTATCAAAGATTCTATCGGAGATTTTCAAGGAATATTTCGATTGGAAGGGACAGGAAACTCATTGGAAGATTTCTTGGGAACATTGTATGTAGAAAATGCAGCCTACGAAACCGATGGTAAATCATATTCGTTTGAAAATTTTGAAATCATTTCGGTGAAAAATGGAGTAGAAAAACATTTTATAATCAATTCACCAGATATTGTAGATGGATATATCAAAGGAAATTTCAAATTTGATCAAATTAGTAAAATAGTAGAAAACGCTTTAGGTTCGCTTTATACACATTACAGTCCTAATCCATTAGCTCCAGGGCAATTTGTAGATTTTGATTTTACAATTAGTGATAAAATTGTCGAAATTTTATCTCCAAATATTTATGTAAGCAATCAATCGTACATCAAAGGGCATATCAATACAGACGAAGGAGATTTTAAATTGCAATTAAATTCGCCTTTAATTACTGTTTCAGGTAATCATTTTAAATCAATTGACTTACATGTTGATAACAAAGATTCGTTGCAAAATGCTTTTATAAAAATCGACACGATAAAATTGAAAGATTACGATATCAGTGATTTTCATTTGATTAATAATACTAGAAATGATTCCTTGTTTGTTTATACCGAATTTAAGGGAGGAAACGAAATGAAAGATCATTTCAATTTGAATTTTTATCATACCATCGAAGAAGGAAATGCTTCTGTATTGGGTATTCAACGCTCAGAAATCGTTTTTAAAGATTATGTGTGGTACATCAATGAGGAAAATCGTTCGGATGCCAATCGTATATTGTTCAACAAAAAATTTGACGATTTTCACATTCAGCCGATTACACTTTCACACAACGGACAAGAATTGACATTGGAAGGGGATATCAAAGGAGATGATTTTAAAGATTTACGACTTAATTTCAAAGAAGTAGAACTTGGGAAAGTTACCCCAGATATGGGAGAATCTATGGCATTGAATGGTTTTATCAATGGGTCGGCATCGTTCAAGCAAAACAAAGATATTTATCATCCATTGTCAAATATTACCATCAAGGATTTTGCGTTCAATAATATTTTGTTAGGAGATTTTGACTTGAATATCAAAGGAGATGATCGATTGAAAAAATTTGATGTCAATGCAAGTATTGTCAACGATTTTGTCGAAAGATTTTATGTAAGAGGAGACATCGCAATCGAACAAAATGCTACAAAACTCAATTTGGATGCAGGTTTAGACAATTTTACATTGGCACCATTGACACCGTTTTTATCTTCTGTTTTTAAAGACATTAGAGGAAATGCCTCAGGAAGGGTAACCGTATTGGGTACGGCAAAAGATCCAAAAATCAATGGTCGTTTACACCTAAAAGAAGCGGGAATGCGTCCTGTATTTACTGGAGTAGATTATGCGTTTGAAGAAAATGCCGTATTGGATTTGACAGAAAACAAATTCTTTTTAAACCGCATGAAAATAACCGATACCAAGCACAATACGCAGGGTGTGGTGAACGGTATGATTTCACATAATATGTTCAAAAATTGGGCATTGGATGTGAGTCTTTCTTCGTCAAATTTATTGGCATTAGATTCAGATTATGTAGAAGGAACGCCGTATTATGGTACTGCCTTTATCAATGGTAGTGCGTCTATAAAAGGTGCCATCGAAGCCCTGAATATCAAAGTAGATGTAACTTCAAATCCGGGTACGCATATCAAAATTCCTTTGGACGATGCAGGTGGATTGGGCGATAACAATTATGTACATTTCTTGACCAAAGAGGAAAAAGAGCGACGACTGAAAGGTATCACGACTACTGTGGTAAATAATCGTTTCAGCGGTATGCAATTGGATTTTGAGATGTATGTTACGCCAGATGCTGTGATTGAGATTTTGCTCGATCGCCATACCGACCACGGTATGAAAGGAAAAGGAGCAGGGTTTATCACAATGGCTATCAATACTTTGGGTAGTTTCAATATGTGGGGGGATTTTATGGTGTACGAAGGAGAGTACAACTTTAAGTATGAAAACATCATCAACAAAAAATTTGAAGTAGGTCGTTACGGAACCATTCGTTGGGATGGAGATCCTTTGGGAGCTATATTAGACTTGGAGGCGGTGTATAAAACACAAGCCAATCCGAGTGTTATTTTAGAAAATTCGGCGATTAATAGAAAAATTGATACAGAAGTTACCATTTCTCTGAACGGAAGTTTGAGTAATCCAGAAATCAATTTTGATATTAAATTTCCAAATGTAAATTCGGTGATCAAATCCGAAATCGACTATAAATTGGCAGATAAAGACACTCGTGAAATGCAGGCAATGGCGTTGTTGGCTACTGGTAGTTTCCTTACAGGACACAATGCTTCGACAGCGATGTACGGAAGTTTGTTTGAAAGAGCAGGAAGTTTGTTTGAAGATTTGTTTTCAGATGCCGATAGCAAATTCAAAATTGGTATGACCTATTCTCAGCGAGATGTAAGCCAGTATTCAGAGAACAATACAGGTCGAGTAGGATTGACCCTTTCTACCAATATTACCGATCGAATCTTAATCAATGGTAAATTGGGAGTACCAGTAGGAGGTGCAGAAGAAAATGCTATTGTAGGGGATGTCGAAGTACAATTGTTGCTGAATGAAGACGGAACATTAAAAGCTCGTGTGTTCAACAGAGAAAACAATATGTACTACCTTGGAGAAGGTGTAGGATATACGCAAGGAGCAGGTTTTACCTACGAAGTAGATTTTGATACATTCAAAGAATTGATGCAAAAAATCTTTTATGATGCCGAAAAACGAGCAAGAAAAAAAGAAGCCGAACAACAAAATCAAAATCAAACACACACGCCAGATTCGGATGACGATTACGGTGTAGAATTTTTAAAATACCAAGAACGCAATGAAGAGGAAGGCGAACAGTAG